The Corynebacterium tuberculostearicum genome window below encodes:
- a CDS encoding MBL fold metallo-hydrolase, with the protein MTNELQLHQISVSEMDNNCYLLQAGEEGLLVDAADDAPAILDMARKAGVKITAVLTTHRHWDHVRALEEILSETGATHYASFLDSPAIPAEVDVELRKGDSIEFAGLQLPVIILRGHTPGGAALVASIDGVTNLFVGDSLFPGGLGKTTSEGDFVRLYKDVTARIFDEFPDNTIVRPGHGKSTTLGEERPKLGDWWERRW; encoded by the coding sequence ATGACTAACGAGCTTCAGCTACATCAGATTTCCGTGTCCGAGATGGACAATAACTGCTACCTCCTTCAGGCGGGCGAAGAGGGCTTGCTTGTCGACGCCGCCGATGACGCGCCCGCAATCCTCGACATGGCCCGCAAGGCCGGAGTGAAAATTACCGCGGTGCTCACGACCCACCGCCACTGGGACCACGTGCGCGCACTCGAGGAGATTTTGTCCGAAACGGGTGCTACTCACTACGCCTCCTTCCTTGATTCCCCCGCCATCCCGGCTGAGGTAGACGTGGAGCTGCGCAAGGGCGATTCCATCGAGTTCGCGGGTCTTCAGCTGCCAGTCATCATCTTGCGCGGCCACACCCCCGGCGGTGCAGCCCTAGTTGCAAGCATCGATGGCGTCACCAATCTCTTCGTAGGCGATTCCCTCTTCCCCGGTGGCCTGGGCAAGACTACCTCTGAGGGAGACTTCGTCCGTCTATATAAGGACGTCACCGCGCGCATCTTTGATGAGTTCCCCGACAATACGATCGTGCGCCCGGGACACGGCAAGTCCACGACCTTGGGCGAGGAGCGACCCAAGCTTGGTGACTGGTGGGAACGCCGCTGGTGA